The following coding sequences are from one Sylvia atricapilla isolate bSylAtr1 chromosome 15, bSylAtr1.pri, whole genome shotgun sequence window:
- the ITPRIPL2 gene encoding inositol 1,4,5-trisphosphate receptor-interacting protein-like 2, whose amino-acid sequence MGGYRTRSFTPKRTAGRCCSEGGAEPDSRFSFRAGTGRAAGDVPGAGATVTVCLGGKSGDRERGEAGNRARGDRENEKAGSRETATSRAAPLPAPGQAPSDNAPGRRAAARGISSELSRRLTRGRVPRKRKPAAERKGGRGGQRRGGARGGGGPALGAAGAAEEGAGGGGRSPPAGLGGGSPRGPSPRRALPVSLLRVRGFWPLLTALCTALLCLYQALRGSAADEGAGGPGDAEAAGAGVPLLKGSALLLLGCLFARCCGAAGGGPRRGGARWAAGARRGALERFHARQLRVSPHVLGHSKAHVGRVVAELVRAAKAQGLQPGPLALSLRGDFVRIGSAYEQHKVRSPDCFDILVPLRLPPHLEPQPRRADGLGPCGAFVCGLWARDGWTRRCRPFAEGFCVELQGRSHLSSGLVLRWFQGHLQRCLGAVRYRLQERCRVSLSACLGQPPTLHILPCSDYVCCHISMAVRLIPAIPLGDALYLTALPPEGPHGSLAPEALWGLNASRQEQRLLGWLKEQAPAASCHLKCLQILKGLRDLRRHGLEEPFCSQWGRVLSSYLLKTALFSLLLQGPLEAWDERFLVERLEDLVVYLRDCLRKQVLMDFFLGNTSIPEAVALPRFLKEAAPVNLLSVFDAPTLDLVAFQLISTWMQAPHIIRMYSSPRYLRPVPAPCRHTAEDKQELPAE is encoded by the coding sequence ATGGGGGGGTACAGAACTCGCAGTTTTACACCGAAACGTACTGCAGGGCGCTGTTGCAGTGAGGGGGGCGCGGAACCCGACTCTCGCTTCTCTTTCAGGGCCGGCACGGGCAGGGCTGCGGGGGATGTGCCCGGGGCGGGGGCAACAGTGACTGTCTGCCTGGGCGGGAAATCAGGAGACCGGGAAAGAGGGGAAGCGGGAAATCGGGCAAGGGGAGACCGGGAAAACGAGAAAGCGGGAAGTCGCGAAACCGCGACCTCGCGGGcggcgccgctccccgccccaGGCCAGGCCCCGTCGGACAACGCCCCCGGCCGTCGGGCCGCCGCCCGCGGCATTTCCTCTGAGCTCAGCCGGCGGCTGACGCGGGGCCGCGTCCCTCGGAAGAGGAAGCCGGCGGCGGAGCGAAagggcggccggggcgggcagcggcgcggcggggcgaggggcggcggcgggcccgCGCTgggggcggccggggcggcggAGGAGGGggccggcgggggcgggcgcTCCCCGCCCGCGGGGCTGGGCGGCGGCTCCCCCCGCGGCCCGAGCCCCCGCCGCGCCCTGCCCGTCTCCCTCCTCCGCGTGCGGGGCTTCTGGCCGCTGCTGACCGCGCTCTGCACCGCGCTCCTCTGCCTCTACCAGGCGCTGCGCGGCAGCGCGGCCGACGAGGGCGCGGGGGGCCCGGGGGACGCCGAGGCAGCGGGGGCCGGGGTGCCACTGCTGAAGGGCTcggcgctgctgctgcttggctgcCTGTTCGCCCGCTGCtgcggcgcggcgggcggcggcccccggcgcggcggggcgcggTGGGCGGCCGGGGCGCGGCGCGGAGCCCTGGAGCGGTTCCACGCGCGGCAGCTGCGGGTGTCGCCGCACGTGCTGGGGCACAGCAAGGCGCACGTGGGGCGGGTGGTGGCCGAGCTGGTGCGCGCCGCCAAGGCgcaggggctgcagcccggCCCGCTGGCTCTCAGCCTGCGCGGGGACTTCGTGCGCATCGGCAGCGCCTACGAGCAGCACAAGGTTCGCAGCCCCGACTGCTTCGACATCCTGGTGCCCCTGCGGCTGCCGCCGCACCTGGAGCCACAGCCGCGCCGTGCTGACGGGCTGGGACCGTGCGGCGCCTTCGTCTGCGGCCTGTGGGCGAGGGACGGCTGGACGCGACGCTGCCGGCCCTTTGCCGAGGGCTTCTGCGTGGAGCTGCAGGGCCGCAGCCACCTCTCCTCGGGGCTGGTGCTGCGCTGGTTCCAGGGCCATCTGCAGCGGTGCCTGGGCGCCGTGCGCTATCGGCTGCAGGAGCGGTGCCGCGTCAGCCTCTCGGCGTGCCTCGGGCAGCCGCCCACGCTGcacatcctgccctgctccGACTACGTCTGCTGCCACATCTCCATGGCCGTGCGCCTCATCCCAGCCATCCCTCTCGGCGACGCGCTCTACCTCACAGCCTTGCCGCCCGAGGGCCCTCACGGCTCCCTGGCGCCCGAGGCGCTCTGGGGCCTCAACGCCTCGCGGCAGGAGCAGcggctgctgggctggctgaaGGAGCAGGCCCCGGCCGCCTCCTGCCACCTGAAGTGCCTGCAGATCCTCAAGGGCCTGCGGGACCTCCGCAGGCACGGCCTGGAGGAGCCTTTCTGCTCCCAGTGGGGCCGAGTGCTCTCCTCCTACCTGCTGAAGACGGccctcttctccctgctgctgcaggggcccTTGGAGGCCTGGGATGAGCGGTTCCTGGTGGAGCGGCTGGAGGACCTGGTGGTGTACCTCAGGGACTGCCTGCGCAAGCAGGTGTTGATGGATTTCTTCCTGGGCAACACTAGCATCCCCGAGGCTGTGGCGTTGCCCCGGTTCCTCAAGGAAGCGGCGCCCGTGAACTTGCTGTCTGTCTTTGACGCGCCCACTCTGGACCTGGTAGCCTTCCAGCTGATTAGCACCTGGATGCAGGCCCCACACATCATCAGGATGTACAGCAGCCCTCGGTACCTGCGCCCGGTGCCCGCCCCATGCCGGCACACGGCTGAGGACAAGCAGGAACTGCCGGCAGAGTGA